From Plasmodium brasilianum strain Bolivian I chromosome 3, whole genome shotgun sequence, the proteins below share one genomic window:
- a CDS encoding phosphoinositide-binding protein: METYSSYEFKDNLIINIIRTNDVKRRFYSYTEYVLEFKVLNSQKILKKRFSDFVLFYEQLKNELLDKFSECLEKISVLPSKKVFGRLNYNFVEERRQKLEQFLKSISSYRVVYLCDNFYEFLCLDNITKYLFKLMCTQISDLINIQKFLKKINYILFMSRNNTIKSAECDIINFLFHLKKNVNLNNDIKFFILNIFLHHLTYTKTPENLLNVSLMKFAIEIIHENLKGESINEILLKTSSEAILRIVDKRNDVFLEYLRIYNFKEICAIFNILNKRKEKKERKENKDIENICFNIYILVSLLLLSSIHLNEIQNFFLVKNNSNNKGITILGYMYDSENINIQIICCIILSLLIINKKINDEEVILKTKMSILLIQTEIYNLKSVDYQLIEIICSKKNFHLLNGLIDLLLKNKNIKYDLNLNDIQNLEKYTIEGNPMEKDLFYEEKIKCADFSNNDIILQFILFIINIGISEFFLLKRNYKFRMMKNTLKIKLKRKKHLAEMKKLKRENIMNGTNRKEGKQLIGSSEHMISMMMNEKNKKNVYNKQLFAIEDGKGERYKSEGQKEPSKEGSKNEKKNRSKEHSRRERIQEGREYTPSCIGEEDEQGISKYGDTYNGKYKYIDEDNDKDDDSAYDKHSNNNKQYMKESAHKKRGNHSHSPNNNYCPNDDEGDSDDDHESGNEYEAEDVDVDDEDENDEEEDDEDENDEEIENQFSREHSPQNESNEKTKWKQKGKECTNGVADFASTASSCISSLYSFSSDYSSTKKNEKENEKENIMNKSSGMNKSSDINRSSDINRSSDINRSSDINKNSDINKSSDINKSSDINKSSDINKSSDINKSCNTSKRSSTNKRSGGIVNDGRNCNNKDVPFKEDLDLVSTKNMIYEEDFSIESGNIKNDIYYLEREYEEKSASYRRNNESNSSTCNNNSEYLNKNSKKTISSIKEEIKMLSDSRKKYARKIRRINEQILLILCNEKMIQNIYKCAHIDNYKIKVYACLILSYIPNINEMISSLTVQGESGNSARNPNNYIGMSNEVRSGVGDIGSDGGIRSNRFGNEKSNNNSSYSNMYSNHCDEYNRGSSNGSTNAMISYPDGGKSVDRLRNEIYGENEKQENVENSVFMSETMLIKKNNKNFICSIEGDYYNYIYRFNILNTLLYYLFNETCFYEHILIYLKKFIIEQSFIMNLKHFKIKKTEFINTLSFQDIRKGVEKKANKKSEKNKGKKRKKKNKAKGDSGLANESAPTERNTHKRDREYAISSDRSYLSNNDNDSNVYNFPNDSKLSYMYDEKRFSANEWNNSSNRGEDGGVIHGKKAINTREGVANSSSTSAVIQYESKKDGTGNSVGGNNGSGNNYQVVLYGDSKIYDHMSYLFSYVSHLRKFGLLNNLIVELYKNISKKLSNANVNFIFDILKRKIDEMNEMKKRINDLKKEYEFVNVIYNDFISLQYESNKYVSVIDKLYEELEEIEKRRKKIMRNHKYVHLNVCNYRKRLIHIEKMIEETPSIKKCLNDELNKVRMNIGLYKRDKRKLSFFILLQKFYLDSFNTMYNKLKTMNTLVENLELLSNEYNKNTGLILNELTYLIVNDLILVELLSSKISITVDNDNFSLLLEKEKSSLTMFNHNICNENKLCIISKEKSGLGDRRRDVDLYKVNEVLNEKYKYFFDQAATETVGVYEDDANYASDVGISSRGGMLRTNISGSGNASGVLLNNEMMHSTNNNPNYNTSDSDNVTQRSMKKKQLYSDPYKDSANNSNAYGNEDGEYYNRGVGALGYYKDESKREWNKKTNFGKSVKRMMDEDFIIDEKKDMQGSRITFRNNGKDFSYMNNGSNNHMMYKNRDYTRNDDAGNGMIHDYDEKEWQEKSRVHDDSMDGRMTDQIEGNFADEKNVHDQGEEADVVGVAGGRDEEELFNDEYISSDEEDVDIKNKINEFNNYKNIGIKGVAPEEVRIDDDNLSQSVFLEILEIIKKRRKQIEKLATHQNGQVYKNIHKYNTLLNKCSMRIGAYQKHYTKLNAQLRTINTDIMVKKSEVIYKSIREWDDKINILNEEIKVVEGEKKEKEKEIGAQKKKLEKKEKEKNQKKDELRLLVTEMYKHNNKIKKKYKKDQKIVLLILYNTWYLYHYIYIIYLNTLKLKNYLAYKQSISEMCQASAKQTISNINCFSQLLDEQEY; the protein is encoded by the exons ATGGAAACGTATTCATCGTACGAGTTTAAGGATAAccttattattaatattatccGAACGAATGATGTCAAAAGACGTTTTTACAGTTACACG GAATACGTCCTAGAATTTAAAGTTCTGAACAGTCagaaaattttgaagaaGAGATTTTCCGACTTTGTCCTTTTTTATGAGCAACTAAAGAATGAGCTCCTTGACAAGTTTAGCGAGTGTCTAGAGAAG ATAAGTGTGTTGCCATCAAAGAAGGTGTTTGGAAGACTGAACTATAACTTCGTTGAAGA GAGGAGGCAAAAGCTAGAGCAGTTTCTGAAGAGTATTTCGAGTTACAGGGTCGTGTATCTGTGTGATAATTTTTACGAGTTCTTATGTTTGGATAACATAAcgaaatatttgtttaaacTGATGTGTACACAAATTAGcgatttaattaatatacagaaatttttgaaaaaaataaattatattttatttatgtcaagaaataatacaataaaaagtGCTGAGtgtgatataataaattttctttttcatttgaaGAAAAATGTTAACTTAAATAAcgacataaaatttttcattttaaatattttccttcATCACTTGACGTATACCAAGACACCGGAAAATTTGTTAAACGTTTCTTTGATGAAATTTGCCATTGAAATTATCCACGAAAACTTAAAAG GCGAAAGCATAAATGAGATTCTGTTGAAAACGTCGTCGGAGGCTATTCTTCGAATTGTGGACAAGCGGAATGACGTGTTTTTGGAATACCTACGgatatacaattttaaagAGATTTGTGccatatttaatatactaAATAAGCGGAAGGAGAAGAAGGAAAGGAAGGAAAACAAAGATATAGAGAACATAtgctttaatatatatatactagtTTCTCTACTATTGCTGTCATCCATACATTTAAACGAAATACAGAATTTCTTTTTAGTTaagaataatagtaataacaaggGAATAACAATATTAGGTTATATGTATGATAGTGAGAATATTAACATTCAGATAATCTGTTGTATTATCCTAtctttgttaataataaacaaaaagataAATGATGAAGAAGTTATACTAAAGACAAAAATGTCTATCCTTTTAATCCAAACAgagatatataatttaaaaagtgtAGATTACCAATTAATAGAAATCATTTGtagtaaaaagaattttcatTTGTTGAATGGACTCATTGATTTATTgcttaagaataaaaatataaaatatgacttaaatttaaatgatatacaaaatttggaaaaatataCCATTGAAGGTAATCCAATGGAAAAGGATCTCTTCTatgaagagaaaataaaatgcgCAGATTTTTCGAATAACGATATTATCTTACAGTTTATTCTATTCATTATAAACATTGGTATTAGTGAGTTCTTCTTACTGAAACGGAATTACAAGTTTAGAATGATGAAGAATacgttaaaaattaaattaaaaaggaaaaaacactTAGCCGAAATGAAGAAGTTAAAGAGGGAAAACATAATGAACGGAACGAATAGAAAGGAAGGGAAACAACTCATTGGGAGTAGCGAACACATGATCTCCATGATGATGAATgagaagaataaaaaaaatgtgtacaaCAAACAGTTGTTTGCTATTGAAGATGGCAAAGGCGAAAGGTACAAATCTGAGGGACAAAAAGAACCCAGTAAGGAAGGaagcaaaaatgaaaagaaaaatagatCCAAGGAGCACTCTAGAAGGGAAAGAATACAAGAGGGAAGGGAATATACACCCAGCTGTATAGGGGAGGAGGATGAACAGGGCATTTCCAAATACGGAGATACATACAACGGTAAGTACAAATACATTGACGAAGATAATGACAAAGATGATGATAGTGCCTACGATAAgcatagtaataataataagcaGTACATGAAAGAATCGGCGCATAAAAAGAGGGGAAACCATTCCCATAGTCCCAACAACAACTATTGTCCGAACGATGACGAGGGTGATAGTGATGACGATCATGAAAGTGGAAATGAGTACGAAGCAGAGGACGTGGATGTAGATGATGAGGATGAGAACGACGAAGAGGAAGATGATGAAGATGAGAACGACGAAGAAATAGAGAATCAATTTTCACGCGAACACAGTCCACAAAATGAAAGTAATGAAAAGACGAAATGGAAGCAAAAGGGAAAGGAATGTACAAACGGAGTAGCAGATTTTGCATCTACGGCTAGTTCGTGCATTTCATCATTGTATTCCTTCTCAAGTGATTACAGTAGCACAAAGAAGAacgaaaaggaaaatgagAAGGAGAATATCATGAACAAGAGTAGTGGCATGAACAAGAGTAGCGATATAAACAGGAGTAGCGATATAAACAGGAGTAGCGATATAAACAGGAGTAGCGATATAAACAAGAATAGCGATATAAACAAGAGTAGCGATATAAACAAGAGTAGCGATATAAACAAGAGTAGCGATATAAACAAGAGTAGCGATATAAACAAAAGCTGTAACACGAGCAAACGCAGCAGTACGAACAAACGCAGTGGTGGCATTGTGAACGATGGCAGAAATTGTAACAATAAGGACGTGCCATTTAAGGAAGACCTTGATTTAGTCTCTACAAAGAATATGATATATGAAGAAGATTTTAGCATAGAATCAGGGAATATAAAGAACGACATATACTATCTCGAAAGAGAGTATGAGGAGAAATCGGCATCGTACAGGAGGAATAACGAATCTAATAGTAGTACATGTAATAACAATTCTGAGTATTTGAATAAGAACAGTAAAAAGACTATTTCTTCAATAAAGGAGGAAATAAAGATGCTGAGTGATAGTAGAAAGAAGTATGCTCGTAAAATAAGAAGAATAAACGAACAAATATTGTTAATCCTTtgcaatgaaaaaatgattcaaaatatatataaatgtgcacatatagataattataaaataaaagtatatgcTTGCCTTATACTCTCTTACATACCCAACATCAATGAAATGATATCCTCCCTGACCGTGCAAGGTGAAAGTGGAAATAGTGCTCGAAACCCCAACAATTATATCGGCATGTCGAACGAGGTCAGAAGTGGTGTTGGCGATATTGGCAGTGATGGCGGTATTAGGAGCAATCGCTTCGGTAATGAGAagagtaataacaatagcagCTACTCCAATATGTATAGCAACCACTGTGATGAGTATAACCGAGGTAGCAGTAACGGAAGTACGAACGCGATGATCAGTTACCCGGATGGGGGTAAGTCGGTGGACAGGTTAAGAAACGAAATATATGGGGAAAATGAAAAGCAAGAAAATGTCGAAAACTCAGTATTTATGTCAGAAACGatgttaattaaaaagaacaataaaaattttatttgtagcATTGAAGGAGAttactataattatatatatcgttttaacatattaaatacattactttattatttatttaacgaGACTTGTTTTTATGAGCACATCTTGATATACTTGAAAAAGTTTATTATCGAGCAGAGCTTTATTATGAACCTAAAGcatttcaaaattaaaaagacagaatttataaatacgcTATCTTTCCAGGATATTAGAAAAGGGGTAGAGAAGAAAGCAAACAAGAAGAGTGAAAAGAACAAGgggaagaaaaggaaaaaaaaaaataaagcaaaaggGGATAGCGGGTTAGCAAATGAAAGCGCACCAACAGAGCGAAACACGCATAAGCGGGATAGGGAGTACGCCATTTCATCGGATAGGAGCTACTTAAGCAATAATGACAACGACTCAAACGTGTATAACTTCCCAAACGATAGTAAACTGAGTTATATGTATGATGAGAAACGATTTTCTGCCAATGAATggaataatagtagtaatcgTGGGGAGGATGGAGGAGTTATCCATGGAAAAAAGGCTATTAACACAAGAGAAGGAGTGgctaatagtagtagtactaGTGCTGTTATTCAGTATGAGTCAAAGAAGGACGGAACTGGTAATAGCGTTGGTGGAAATAATGGGAGTGGTAATAACTATCAGGTAGTTCTATATGGAGATTCAAAAATATACGACCACATGAGTTACCTATTTAGCTACGTATCTCATTTGAGGAAGTTTGGTcttttgaataatttaatagtggaattgtataaaaatatttctaaaaagtTAAGTAATGCTAACGTAAATTTcatatttgatatattaaaaaggaaaatagaTGAGATGAAtgagatgaaaaaaagaatcaaCGATTTGAAAAAGGAATATGAGTTTGTAAATGTAATCTATAATGATTTTATCAGTTTACAATACGAGTCAAACAAATACGTATCTGTGAttgataaattatatgaagaGTTAGAAGAGATAGAaaagagaaggaaaaaaattatgagaaatcataaatatgtacatttaaatgtatgtaattatagaaaaagaTTAATACATATTGAAAAAATGATTGAGGAAACTCCTTCGATAAAGAAATGCTTGAATGATGAATTGAACAAGGTAAGAATGAATATTggtttatataaaagagataaaagaaaattatctttttttatattattgcaaaaattttatttggaTAGCTTTAATactatgtataataaattgaaaaCTATGAATACATTAGTTGAAAATTTAGAACTCCTTTccaatgaatataataaaaatactggTTTAATTCTCAATGAGTTGACGTATTTAATTGTAAACGATTTGATACTTGTAGAACTATTGAGTAGCAAGATTAGTATAACAGTAGATAATGACAATTTTTCGCTTTTAttggaaaaggaaaagagtAGTCTAACCATGTTTAACCATAATATTTGTAATGAAAACAAATTGTGTATTATAAGTAAGGAAAAAAGTGGTTTAGGTGATAGAAGAAGAGATGTCGATTTGTACAAAGTGAATGAGGTCTTGAATGAGAAATACAAATACTTCTTTGATCAGGCAGCAACAGAAACTGTGGGTGTCTACGAGGATGATGCAAACTATGCTAGCGATGTTGGAATTAGCAGCAGAGGAGGTATGCTTCGTACCAATATTAGTGGTAGTGGTAATGCTAGTGGTGTGTTACTGAACAATGAGATGATGCATAGTACTAATAATAACCCCAACTACAATACTAGCGATAGTGATAATGTTACACAAAGATCCATGAAGAAGAAGCAGTTATACAGTGATCCGTACAAGGACAGTGCAAATAACAGTAATGCTTATGGTAACGAAGATGGTGAGTATTACAACAGAGGAGTTGGAGCATTGGGCTACTACAAAGATGAGTCCAAAAGGGAATGGAATAAGAAAACAAATTTTGGAAAAAGCGTAAAACGAATGATGGATGAAGATTTCATTATTGATGAGAAGAAAGATATGCAAGGAAGTAGAATTACTTTTCGAAACAATGGAAAGGACTTCTCGTACATGAATAACGGTAGTAATAACCATATGATGTATAAGAACCGAGATTACACGCGCAATGATGATGCTGGTAATGGCATGATCCATGATTATGACGAAAAGGAATGGCAGGAAAAAAGTAGAGTACATGATGATAGTATGGATGGCCGCATGACTGATCAAATAGAAGGCAATTTTGCTGATGAGAAGAATGTACATGATCAGGGGGAAGAAGCGGATGTAGTGGGTGTAGCAGGTGGACGGGATGAAGAAGAACTTTTTAATGATGAGTACATCTCAAGTGATGAAGAGGATGTtgacattaaaaataaaattaatgagtttaataattataaaaatataggtaTAAAGGGTGTTGCTCCAGAAGAAGTACGAATAGATGATGACAACTTAAGTCAATCAGTATTTTTGGaaattttagaaataataaagaaacgAAGAAAACAAATAGAAAAGTTAGCGACTCATCAGAATGGTCAAGTGTACAAGaacatacacaaatataataCTCTCCTTAACAAATGTAGCATGCGTATAGGTGCCTACCAAAAGCATTACACTAAGCTCAATGCGCAGCTTAGGACCATTAACACGGATATAATGGTGAAAAAGTCCGAGGTTATATACAAGTCCATTAGAGA GTGGGATGACAAGATCAACATACTGAATGAGGAGATCAAGGTTGTTGAGGGagaaaagaaggaaaaggaaaaagaaataggagcacagaagaaaaaacttgaaaagaaagaaaaagaaaaaaatcaGAAGAAGGACGAACTACGTTTGTTGGTCACTGAGATGTACAAacataacaataaaataaaaaaaaaatacaaaaaggaTCAAAAAATTgtgttattaatattatataatacttgGTATTtgtatcattatatatatatcatatatttgaatacactaaaactaaaaaattatttagcaTACAAGCAAAGCATAAGTGAAATGTGTCAAGCCTCAGCCAAGCAGACCATTTCGAATATAAACTGTTTTTCGCAACTATTGGACGAGCAGGAGTACTGA
- a CDS encoding Ham1-like protein, with product MYQTMNIYLVTGNKNKRLEFERLMKDELKVEFVDVDLTEIQSNDIVNINENKAQKAYEILEKQNIGKGKKFLVITDDTGLYLNCLNEFPGPYMYSFLHYTEREKGERDTSSGCFYHCIKWMQKCLGSQGIVDITSKLQNYKCHAICVYSICNGTQTRSFKGVTKGTISGPRGPDSFGWDNIFAPENSERTFSEMSFEEKNMVSPRYKAFAQLKVEKEKRKMKYNYLLEELTK from the exons ATGTATCAGACGATGAATATTTACTTAGTAACtgggaataaaaataaaaggctGGAATTTGAAAGATTAATGAAGGATGAATTGAAAGTGGAGTTTGTGGACGTTGACC TAACCGAGATACAATCAAATGacattgtaaatataaatgaaaataaggCACAGAAAGCATACGAAATAttggaaaaacaaaatataggAAAGGGAAAGAAATTTCTTGTTATAACTGATGATACAGGATTGTACTTGAACTGCTTGAATGAGTTCCCAGGACCATACATGTACAGCTTTTTGCATTACACAGAAAGGGAGAAGGGGGAGAGAGATACCAGTAGTGGTTGCTTTTATCACTGCAT CAAGTGGATGCAAAAGTGCCTCGGATCACAAGGAATAGTAGACATTACATCGAAACTTCAG AATTACAAGTGCCATGCGATCTGTGTTTATTCAATTTGTAACGGGACACAAACACGATCTTTTAAAGGAGTTACTAAG gGAACCATTTCAGGACCTAGAGGCCCCGATAGCTTCGGCTG GGATAACATTTTTGCCCCCGAAAACTCCGAACGAACATTCAGCGAAATGTCCTTCGAGGAGAAGAATATGGTATCTCCGCGTTATAAGGCCTTTGCTCAGTTAAAAgtagaaaaggaaaagagaaaaatgaaatat AATTATCTGCTAGAAGAGCTAACTAAATAG
- a CDS encoding tetratricopeptide repeat protein, with amino-acid sequence MFMSEDLDPEDLKKEANTKWANGEIEDANAIWRQALKECIKYSMRGYPTKKNRDMQLSLRLNLSLYHYKKKEYSDCINQCNIIVENLINLEDILSYYENESSCQECNEEEQTEGKTKGVAMDEETSRATDECCSRYIIKKDTLIKIFLRRASAFLHVQDYDKCRENITLIRRVDKQNEEAINLEKKMCIDLSIYEQKQRELYRKMCSMGLPPGKDNVKGSIQKEHKM; translated from the exons ATGTTCATGTCGGAAGACCTTGATCCAGAGGACTTGAAAAAAGAAGCTAATACCAAATGGGCAAAT GGCGAAATCGAAGACGCTAATGCAATATGGCGGCAGGCATTGAAGGAATGTATTAAATACTCAATGAGag GTTACCCAACGAAGAAGAACCGTGATATGCAGCTGAGCCTTCGCCTTAACTTGTCTTTGTACCACTACAAGAAGAAGGAGTACTCAGACTGCATCAACCAGTGTAATATAATTGTAGAAAACTTAATAAACCTAGAGGACATACTAAGTTACTATGAGAACGAGAGCAGCTGTCAGGAGTGCAACGAGGAAGAGCAAACCGAGGGGAAAACAAAAGGCGTTGCAATGGATGAGGAAACTAGCAGGGCAACGGATGAGTGCTGTAGTAGGTATATTATTAAGAAAGATACcctcataaaaatatttcttagaAGAGCAAGCGCTTTTTTGCATGTACAA GATTACGATAAGTGCAGGGAAAACATTACACTGATTAGAAGAGTAGACaaacaaaatgaagaagCCATAAACttagaaaagaaaatgtgCATAGACTTGTccatatatgaacaaaagcAGAGGGAGCTTTACAGAAAAATGTGTAGCATGGGTTTACCTCCTGGAAAGGACAATGTGAAAGGAAGTATTCAAAAGGAGCATAAAATGTAA